One region of Salvia miltiorrhiza cultivar Shanhuang (shh) chromosome 3, IMPLAD_Smil_shh, whole genome shotgun sequence genomic DNA includes:
- the LOC131016377 gene encoding uncharacterized protein LOC131016377, with protein MASPSEFANPSLNDEDSPLEIANLSLNDKDSLTEIGAQILKAGANGDLEKLKEIKQSFGGNSKTFKLICDIYSDVSTGWRVLHLAASMGNLEVCEFLVEHIGTFVDVPSFSGETPMILAAKGQHVQVVEYLIRKTALIQVSDHKGFTALHYAALGDNMALMELLLKNDAPLEIDSVDGTPLQIAASRGNVEAVKLLLEHGAEPNSITSVVASSPLIGAIKSRSLECMECLLEAKADPERFTYGLTPLAYAAKEADTKFLQCLLDAGASADIRSTGNNKPIEDAALADNLEAVEILFPVTKPIDEYKKWTVDGIMKYNRSAISKKKREEHRIRYVEILENLGETAMSKDDYVAAAEWYSEATFMDPSNPKWLSIRSMCYSRTGNGVQALRDAREAMKLNPHVCPCPRPHYKVKNDGADVWQLFKRYHLATIRFILAPREEKNRDAFRVALFEYFSLLYMSSCSAEMMIFFQHFM; from the exons GCGCTCAGATTTTGAAGGCTGGGGCTAATGGAGACCTTGAAAAACTTAAGG AGATCAAACAGAGTTTTGGAGGTAATAGCAAAACCTTCAAGCTTATCTGTGATATATACAGTGACGTCTCTACGGGATGGAGAGTCTTGCATCTCGCGGCTTCAATGGGAAATTTGGAAGTTTGCGAATTCTTGGTTGAGCACATCGGAACCTTTGTTGATGTCCCGAGTTTCagcg GGGAAACTCCTATGATACTAGCTGCGAAAGGGCAACATGTCCAAGTTGTGGAGTATCTCATCCGCAAAACTGCTCTAATTCAGGTGTCGGATCATAAAGGATTCACTGCATTGCATTATGCAGCTCTAGGAG ATAACATGGCGCTTATGGAACTGTTGCTGAAAAATGATGCTCCTCTGGAGATAGATTCTGTGGATGGAACACCTTTACAAATTGCTGCATCTCGTGGAAATGTTGAGGCTGTGAAGTTGCTGTTGGAACATGGCGCAGAG CCAAATTCAATAACTTCAGTAGTTGCTAGCTCCCCTCTTATAGGCGCAATCAAGTCACGCTCACTTGAATGCATGGAGTGCCTGCTTGAG GCTAAGGCTGACCCAGAAAGGTTTACATATGGGTTAACTCCTTTGGCATATGCAGCAAAAGAAGCCGACACAAAATTTCTCCAGTGTTTGCTTGATGCTGGAGCAAGTGCTGATATACGTAGCACA GGTAACAATAAACCTATTGAGGATGCAGCTTTGGCAGATAATCTTGAAGCTGTTGAAATTCTGTTTCCAGTGACTAAACCAATTGATGAGTATAAGAAATGGACTGTCGATGGCATAATGAAGTACAATCGTTCTGCAATATCTAAGAAAAAG AGGGAGGAGCATAGGATCCGTTACGTGGAGATACTAGAAAATTTAGGCGAGACTGCAATGAGCAAGGATGATTACGTGGCTGCAGCGGAATGGTATAGCGAG GCTACCTTTATGGATCCAAGCAACCCGAAATGGCTATCGATCCGGAGCATGTGTTATTCGCGTACGGGGAATGGTGTGCAAGCTCTACGCGATGCTAGGGAAGCCATGAAACTGAATCCACACGTATGCCCCTGCCCCAGACCTCACTATAAAGTAAAAAATGATGGTGCTGATGTATGGCAACTATTCAAG AGGTACCACTTGGCAACCATTCGCTTCATCTTGGCTCCCCGGGAAGAGAAAAACAGGGATGCATTTAG GGTTGCTTTGTTTGAATACTTCTCGTTGCTGTATATGTCGAGCTGCTCTGCGGAGATGATGATCTTTTTCCAGCACTTTATGTAG
- the LOC131016378 gene encoding uncharacterized protein LOC131016378, whose protein sequence is MDSLSPSDIGALISKAAAEGDPKQLREIRKKFETVRDLKQICDVYSDFATGRRALHYAAEMGNLVICEILVEKFGAFLDIPSYSGDTPLLEAAKGEHVKVVEYLINHNALHQVPNKKGFTALHYAVLKGNKQLMEILLANGAPTEIDSVDGTPLQIAASLGNLKAVKLLLRNGATPSSDTSSIMGSPLISAIKARSFECVKCLLKAKANPEKCLYGLTPLSHAAKERDTRYLLSLLDAGAKPDNFHGRVKAIEIAAIAENVEAVRILLPLTKPVPGYSKWTVDGIMKHVRSAAGKAKREADKCRYLKIVNDLGQTALDTQDYKSAVDWYSEATYIDPTNPKWLSLRSMCYARVGKGMLALHDAEQSIKLKPQSCPCPKPHYSVGDHGISWQLFKRYHMASIAFVLDPKEKENREAFRVALFEYFSWLYLTSCPAELMTFFQHFM, encoded by the exons ATGGATTCTCTTTCTCCCTCTGACATTG GTGCTCTGATTTCGAAGGCTGCAGCTGAGGGAGACCCTAAACAACTCAGGG AGATCAGAAAGAAGTTTGAGACAGTCAGAGACTTAAAGCAAATCTGCGATGTATACAGTGACTTCGCTACGGGCCGGAGAGCCTTGCACTACGCGGCTGAAATGGGAAATTTGGTGATTTGCGAAATCTTGGTTGAGAAGTTCGGAGCCTTTCTTGATATCCCGTCTTACagcg GGGATACTCCTCTGCTAGAAGCTGCCAAAGGGGAACATGTTAAAGTTGTGGAATATCTGATCAACCATAATGCTCTACATCAGGTGCCGAATAAAAAGGGATTCACAGCGTTGCATTATGCAGTTCTAAAAG GGAACAAGCAGCTTATGGAGATCTTGCTGGCAAACGGTGCTCCTACGGAGATAGATTCTGTGGATGGAACACCTTTACAAATTGCAGCATCTCTTGGAAATCTCAAGGCTGTGAAGTTGCTGCTGAGAAATGGGGCGACG CCTAGTTCAGATACTTCATCAATTATGGGGTCCCCTCTTATAAGCGCAATCAAGGCTCGCTCATTTGAATGCGTCAAGTGTCTACTTAAG GCTAAGGCTAACCCAGAGAAGTGTTTATATGGGTTAACTCCTTTGTCACATGCAGCAAAAGAACGCGACACAAGATATCTGCTGAGTTTGCTTGATGCTGGAGCAAAGCCTGATAATTTTCATGGTCGCGTTAAAGCAATTGAGATTGCTGCTATCGCTGAAAATGTCGAAGCTGTTCGGATTTTGCTTCCACTCACTAAACCTGTTCCAGGCTATTCAAAATGGACTGTTGATGGCATAATGAAGCACGTTCGTTCTGCAGCAGGCAAAGCAAAG AGAGAGGCAGACAAATGCCGTTACTTGAAGATAGTAAACGATTTAGGCCAGACTGCATTGGATACTCAGGATTACAAATCTGCAGTCGACTGGTACAGTGAG GCTACTTATATCGATCCAACCAACCCAAAGTGGCTATCACTCCGAAGCATGTGCTATGCGCGTGTGGGTAAAGGCATGCTAGCTTTGCACGATGCTGAGCAGTCCATTAAACTGAAACCGCAATCGTGCCCCTGCCCCAAACCTCACTACTCTGTAGGAGATCATGGTATATCATGGCAACTGTTCAAG AGGTACCACATGGCATCCATTGCCTTCGTCTTGGATCCCAAGGAAAAGGAAAACAGAGAAGCATTTAG GGTTGCTTTGTTTGAATACTTTTCTTGGCTGTATCTGACGAGCTGCCCAGCGGAGCTGATGACGTTTTTCcagcactttatgtag